One window of Synergistaceae bacterium genomic DNA carries:
- the pth gene encoding aminoacyl-tRNA hydrolase, which translates to MKLIVGLGNPGVEYAWTRHNAGWLMIDSFVGRLGLGEPQMKFKGAFWGPVLYDCEKISLLKPYTYMNLSGLSVLEAVRYQNLGPSDVLVIFDDAALPFGRVRMREHGSAGGQKGMMSILGALQTLDVPRLRIGVGLPEGSVDMADWVLGRIPTQQRDKWHKLEDIAWEALNLWLKNDIQKAMSKINGLKPEDDKKA; encoded by the coding sequence ATGAAACTTATTGTCGGACTGGGCAATCCGGGAGTTGAGTATGCCTGGACAAGACACAATGCAGGATGGCTCATGATAGATTCGTTCGTGGGCCGTCTTGGGTTGGGCGAACCACAGATGAAATTTAAGGGTGCTTTCTGGGGACCGGTGCTCTATGACTGTGAAAAAATCTCGCTGCTCAAACCCTATACATACATGAATCTCAGCGGGCTGTCTGTTTTAGAGGCTGTGCGCTATCAAAACCTTGGACCTTCCGATGTGCTGGTCATTTTCGACGACGCCGCTCTGCCCTTTGGGCGCGTCAGGATGAGGGAACATGGTTCTGCCGGCGGACAGAAGGGCATGATGTCCATACTCGGAGCGCTTCAGACACTTGATGTACCCAGACTGCGTATCGGTGTGGGGTTGCCGGAGGGGTCTGTCGATATGGCTGACTGGGTGCTGGGACGCATTCCGACGCAGCAGCGCGATAAGTGGCATAAACTTGAGGATATCGCATGGGAAGCGCTCAATCTCTGGCTCAAGAATGATATACAGAAGGCCATGAGCAAAATTAATGGTTTGAAACCGGAGGACGATAAGAAGGCATGA
- a CDS encoding 50S ribosomal protein L25 — MATKQQNLKIEFTKRETTGKGVCKKLRSKDILPVVLYGPGFKDGLPGTVPVRMISQIANSERRETAIVELAMSDGGIFTALIRDVQRHPLTQRLRHIDFYQVLSGHKIKVEIPVHIINKEISPGFKEGGLFNQSIRLVTIEVVPSAIPESIVVDASGLEIGSEVFVKDLPLPEGSELITDTDILVLNIMQPKAASEEGTAAEEGTEEVEVVAKGKASKEEE, encoded by the coding sequence ATGGCAACCAAACAACAGAACCTTAAGATCGAATTTACGAAAAGAGAGACGACAGGGAAGGGTGTATGCAAGAAGCTTCGTTCAAAGGACATTCTGCCTGTTGTCCTTTATGGCCCTGGTTTTAAAGACGGGCTTCCGGGGACTGTCCCCGTAAGGATGATCTCCCAGATAGCCAACAGCGAGCGAAGGGAGACTGCGATCGTTGAGCTTGCGATGTCAGATGGCGGTATTTTTACCGCGCTTATCAGGGATGTGCAGCGCCACCCGCTGACGCAGCGGCTTCGCCATATTGATTTTTATCAGGTATTGTCCGGGCACAAGATCAAAGTTGAAATTCCGGTCCATATAATAAACAAGGAGATCTCTCCGGGGTTTAAAGAGGGAGGTCTTTTCAATCAGAGCATCCGGCTCGTCACTATCGAAGTGGTACCAAGTGCCATCCCTGAATCCATAGTAGTTGATGCAAGCGGCCTGGAGATAGGATCTGAAGTATTCGTCAAGGATCTTCCCCTTCCTGAAGGCTCAGAGCTGATTACGGATACGGATATCCTCGTTCTTAATATCATGCAGCCTAAGGCAGCTTCGGAAGAAGGTACCGCCGCCGAAGAGGGCACTGAAGAAGTAGAGGTAGTAGCCAAGGGAAAGGCAAGTAAAGAGGAAGAATAA
- a CDS encoding ribose-phosphate pyrophosphokinase, giving the protein MREVKIFSGSAHPQFAENVCMNLGVPLSASKLFRFSDGEIGVSIEESVRGADVYVVQPTCEPANEHIMELLIIVDALRRASVYRVNLVIPYFGYARQDRKTRSREPITAKLVANLLEKAGADRVISADLHAGQIQGFFDIPVDHLTGGPLLASYFRRILKKEVDAGLISVVSPDIGGVVRARKFAEQIGNADLAIVDKRRSHEVANTCEVMEIIGNIEGKTAILVDDIIDTAGTMVKATEALIQRGAKEVYACATHGVLSGPAVDRLKNSCIKEVVLTDTIPIKEEKKFDRITVLPISTLFAEALRRIHSEHSVSILFR; this is encoded by the coding sequence CTGAGAGAAGTTAAAATTTTTTCAGGGAGCGCCCATCCGCAGTTTGCGGAGAATGTATGCATGAATCTGGGCGTCCCTCTTTCGGCTTCAAAACTCTTCAGGTTTTCAGACGGGGAGATCGGAGTATCCATTGAGGAAAGCGTACGAGGCGCCGATGTATATGTTGTCCAGCCGACATGCGAACCGGCAAATGAGCACATCATGGAGCTTCTTATAATAGTCGATGCGCTGAGAAGGGCATCAGTGTACAGGGTGAACCTCGTCATACCTTATTTCGGATACGCGCGTCAGGACAGAAAAACACGCTCGAGGGAGCCTATAACAGCAAAACTGGTTGCAAACCTCCTTGAAAAGGCCGGTGCCGACAGGGTCATCTCCGCAGACCTCCATGCAGGACAGATACAGGGATTTTTTGATATTCCCGTTGATCACCTCACAGGCGGCCCGCTTCTTGCGTCATACTTTCGCCGTATCCTCAAAAAGGAAGTGGATGCAGGCCTTATATCCGTTGTATCCCCTGATATCGGCGGAGTCGTAAGGGCAAGAAAATTTGCCGAGCAGATAGGCAACGCCGACCTTGCAATAGTAGACAAGCGCCGCTCGCATGAAGTTGCAAACACATGCGAGGTTATGGAGATCATAGGTAACATTGAGGGCAAGACCGCTATTCTGGTCGACGATATAATCGACACAGCGGGTACAATGGTAAAAGCTACGGAGGCCCTGATCCAGAGGGGCGCTAAGGAAGTATACGCATGTGCTACGCATGGCGTGCTGTCCGGCCCCGCGGTAGACAGGCTGAAGAACTCCTGCATCAAGGAAGTCGTTCTGACGGATACGATCCCGATCAAAGAGGAGAAGAAGTTCGACAGGATCACTGTGCTCCCTATCTCCACGCTATTTGCGGAAGCGCTCAGAAGGATACATTCGGAACATTCGGTGAGCATCCTTTTCCGTTAG